From Bradyrhizobium symbiodeficiens, the proteins below share one genomic window:
- a CDS encoding single-stranded DNA-binding protein has protein sequence MAGSVNKVILVGNLGKDPEIRRTQDGRPIANLSIATSETWRDKNSGERKEKTEWHRVVIFSEPLCKIVEQYLKKGAKVYIEGALQTRKYTDQSGVEKYSTEIVLQGFNSTLTMLDGRSGGGGGGSFGDEPSGDFGSSGPVSSAPRRPVAAGGGGRNSDMDDDIPF, from the coding sequence ATGGCGGGAAGCGTCAACAAGGTCATTCTGGTTGGAAATCTCGGCAAGGATCCTGAAATCCGCCGCACCCAGGACGGGCGGCCGATTGCGAACCTGAGCATCGCAACGTCGGAGACCTGGCGCGACAAGAACAGCGGCGAGCGCAAGGAAAAGACCGAGTGGCACCGCGTCGTGATCTTCTCTGAGCCGCTTTGCAAGATCGTCGAACAGTACCTGAAGAAGGGCGCCAAGGTTTACATCGAGGGCGCGCTCCAGACCCGCAAGTACACCGACCAGAGCGGCGTCGAGAAGTATTCGACCGAGATCGTGCTCCAGGGCTTCAACTCGACGCTGACGATGCTCGACGGCCGCAGCGGCGGCGGCGGAGGCGGCAGCTTCGGCGACGAGCCGAGCGGCGATTTCGGCTCTTCCGGACCGGTCAGCAGCGCACCGCGCCGTCCCGTGGCCGCCGGCGGCGGTGGCCGCAACAGCGACATGGACGACGATATCCCGTTCTGA
- a CDS encoding outer membrane protein, whose product MKKVLLASACLFALAAPASAADLAARPYTKAPIAPMASVYNWTGFYLGVVGGGAWEASSGDPKMQGGFVGGTAGYNWQTGNVVFGLEADAAWADVSASATALGITVSSKTDALGTVRGRIGWAVNNVLFYGTGGYAWIDNKLSVSALGVTVSDSKFHSGWTVGAGVEAFIAPQWSVKGEYLYRSLGGETYFSGLGAPINSGTLNFHTVQLGVNYHFGAPVVAKY is encoded by the coding sequence ATGAAAAAGGTTTTGTTGGCTTCGGCCTGTTTGTTCGCTCTCGCTGCTCCGGCCTCGGCCGCCGATCTCGCAGCCCGCCCCTACACCAAGGCTCCGATCGCCCCGATGGCTTCGGTCTACAACTGGACCGGGTTCTATCTCGGTGTCGTCGGTGGCGGCGCCTGGGAAGCCTCGTCAGGCGACCCGAAGATGCAGGGTGGCTTCGTCGGCGGCACCGCCGGCTACAACTGGCAGACCGGCAACGTGGTGTTCGGCCTCGAGGCCGATGCTGCTTGGGCTGACGTCAGTGCTTCCGCGACCGCTCTCGGCATCACCGTGTCGTCGAAGACCGACGCGCTCGGCACCGTCCGCGGCCGCATCGGCTGGGCTGTCAACAACGTGCTATTCTACGGCACCGGTGGTTACGCCTGGATCGACAACAAGCTCAGCGTCAGCGCGCTCGGCGTGACCGTCTCCGACAGCAAGTTCCACTCGGGCTGGACCGTCGGTGCGGGCGTCGAGGCGTTCATCGCTCCGCAGTGGTCGGTCAAGGGCGAGTACCTCTATCGCAGCCTCGGCGGCGAGACCTACTTCTCCGGCCTCGGCGCGCCCATCAACAGCGGCACGCTCAACTTCCACACCGTGCAGCTCGGCGTGAACTATCACTTCGGCGCCCCGGTCGTCGCCAAGTACTAA
- the uvrA gene encoding excinuclease ABC subunit UvrA, whose protein sequence is MDEVIKAKRQQQNAGSSRHAITIRGAREHNLKNIDVEIPRDKLVVFTGLSGSGKSSLAFDTIYAEGQRRYVESLSAYARQFLEMMQKPDVDQIDGLSPAISIEQKTTSKNPRSTVGTVTEIYDYMRLLWARVGVPYSPATGLPIESQTVSQMVDRVLALPEGTRLYLLAPVVRGRKGEYRKELAEWLKKGFQRVKIDGTFHELAEAPTLDKKFPHDIDVVVDRIVVRADIGQRLAESFETALKLAEGLAVVEFADAPATAPAEEKEKKKTAKIHDKSGPERILFSEKFACPVSGFTIPEIEPRLFSFNNPYGACPACGGLGVEQHVDEDLVIPDKEAAIGKGAIAPWAKSSSPYYVQTLTALGKHYKFTLTTKWKDLSKKTQNAILHGSGEDEIKFSYEDGVRSYDTKKPFEGVITNINRRYRETESEWAREELAKYFHDVPCEACHGFRLKPEALSVKIGGKHIGEISEMSVKGAGAWFETVPEALNTQQNEIAGRILKEIRERLTFLLDVGLNYLTLSRSSGTLSGGESQRIRLASQIGSGLTGVLYVLDEPSIGLHQRDNARLLDTLKRLRDLGNTVIVVEHDEDAILLADHVLDIGPGAGMHGGNIIAEGTPAEIMRNPKSLTGKYLTGELEVEVPERRPPNHRRTIKVVNARGNNLKNVTAEIPLGLFTAVTGVSGGGKSTLLIDTLYKAIARKLNNASEGAAPHDRIEGLEHIDKIIDIDQSPIGRTPRSNPATYTGAFTPIREWFAGLPESKARGYEPGRFSFNVKGGRCEACQGDGVIKIEMHFLPDVYVTCDVCKGKRYNRETLEVLFKGKSIADVLDMTVEEAAEFFKAVPRVRETFQTLHRVGLDYIHVGQQATTLSGGEAQRVKLAKELSKRATGRTLYILDEPTTGLHFHDVKKLLEVLHELVAQGNTVVVIEHNLEVIKTADWVIDLGPEGGDGGGEIVAWGPPEDIAKAPRSYTGKFLAPVLKKARKPKRGRTSEAAE, encoded by the coding sequence ATGGATGAAGTGATCAAGGCGAAGCGCCAACAGCAGAACGCGGGCTCCAGCCGGCACGCAATTACGATCCGTGGCGCGCGCGAGCACAACCTCAAGAACATCGACGTCGAGATTCCCCGCGACAAGCTGGTGGTGTTCACCGGTCTCTCCGGCTCCGGCAAATCCTCGCTCGCCTTCGACACCATCTATGCCGAGGGCCAGCGCCGCTACGTCGAATCGCTGTCGGCCTATGCGCGCCAGTTCCTCGAGATGATGCAGAAGCCCGACGTCGACCAGATCGACGGCCTGTCGCCGGCGATCTCGATCGAGCAGAAGACGACATCGAAGAATCCCCGCTCGACCGTCGGCACCGTCACCGAAATCTACGACTACATGCGCCTGCTCTGGGCGCGCGTCGGCGTGCCCTATTCGCCCGCCACGGGCCTGCCGATCGAGAGCCAGACTGTCTCGCAGATGGTCGACCGCGTGCTGGCGCTGCCTGAAGGCACGCGCCTTTATCTGCTCGCACCCGTCGTGCGCGGCCGCAAGGGCGAGTACCGCAAGGAGCTCGCCGAATGGCTCAAGAAGGGCTTCCAGCGCGTCAAGATCGACGGCACCTTCCATGAGCTGGCGGAAGCGCCGACGCTCGATAAGAAATTCCCGCATGACATTGACGTCGTGGTCGACCGCATCGTGGTGCGCGCCGACATCGGCCAGCGCCTCGCCGAAAGCTTCGAGACCGCGCTGAAGCTCGCCGAAGGCCTCGCCGTCGTCGAGTTCGCCGACGCGCCGGCGACGGCGCCCGCGGAAGAGAAGGAAAAGAAGAAGACCGCCAAGATACACGACAAGAGCGGCCCCGAGCGCATCCTGTTCTCGGAAAAGTTCGCCTGCCCCGTGTCCGGTTTCACCATTCCGGAGATCGAGCCGCGCCTGTTCTCGTTCAACAATCCCTACGGCGCCTGTCCGGCCTGCGGCGGCCTCGGAGTCGAGCAGCATGTCGACGAGGACCTCGTCATCCCCGACAAGGAGGCTGCCATCGGCAAGGGCGCGATCGCGCCCTGGGCGAAATCGTCGTCGCCCTATTACGTGCAGACGCTGACTGCGCTCGGCAAGCATTACAAGTTCACGCTGACCACCAAGTGGAAGGACCTTTCCAAAAAGACGCAAAACGCGATCCTCCACGGCTCCGGCGAGGACGAGATCAAGTTCTCCTACGAGGACGGGGTGCGCTCCTACGACACCAAGAAGCCGTTCGAAGGCGTCATCACCAACATCAACCGCCGCTATCGCGAAACGGAAAGCGAGTGGGCCCGCGAGGAGCTCGCAAAGTACTTCCACGATGTACCCTGCGAGGCGTGCCACGGTTTCCGGCTCAAGCCCGAGGCGCTCAGCGTCAAGATCGGCGGCAAGCATATCGGCGAGATCTCGGAGATGTCCGTGAAGGGCGCCGGCGCATGGTTCGAGACCGTGCCGGAGGCGCTGAACACGCAGCAGAACGAGATCGCCGGACGCATCCTGAAGGAGATCCGCGAGCGCCTCACCTTCCTGCTCGACGTCGGCCTCAACTACCTCACGCTGTCCCGCTCCTCCGGCACGCTGTCCGGCGGCGAGAGCCAGCGCATCCGCCTGGCCTCGCAGATCGGCTCGGGGCTGACAGGCGTGCTCTACGTGCTGGACGAGCCCTCGATCGGCCTGCACCAGCGCGACAATGCCCGGCTGCTCGACACGCTGAAGCGGCTGCGCGACCTCGGCAACACCGTGATCGTGGTCGAGCATGACGAGGACGCCATTCTGCTCGCCGACCACGTGCTCGACATCGGCCCCGGCGCCGGCATGCATGGCGGCAACATCATCGCCGAAGGCACGCCCGCCGAGATCATGCGCAACCCGAAATCGCTGACCGGCAAGTACCTGACCGGCGAGCTCGAGGTCGAGGTGCCGGAGCGGCGCCCGCCGAACCATCGCCGCACCATCAAGGTGGTGAACGCGCGCGGTAACAATCTCAAGAACGTCACCGCCGAAATTCCGCTCGGCCTGTTCACCGCCGTCACCGGCGTGTCCGGCGGCGGCAAGTCGACGCTGCTGATCGACACGCTCTACAAGGCGATCGCGCGCAAGCTGAACAATGCCAGCGAGGGCGCCGCCCCGCACGACCGCATCGAGGGCCTCGAGCACATCGACAAGATCATCGACATCGACCAGTCGCCGATCGGCCGCACGCCGCGTTCGAACCCTGCGACCTATACCGGCGCCTTCACGCCGATCCGCGAATGGTTCGCCGGCCTGCCCGAGTCCAAGGCGCGCGGCTACGAACCCGGCCGCTTCTCCTTCAACGTCAAGGGCGGCCGCTGCGAAGCCTGCCAGGGCGACGGCGTCATCAAGATCGAGATGCACTTCCTGCCCGACGTCTACGTCACCTGCGACGTCTGCAAGGGCAAGCGCTACAACCGCGAGACGCTGGAGGTGCTGTTCAAGGGCAAGTCCATCGCCGACGTGCTCGACATGACCGTCGAGGAAGCCGCCGAGTTCTTCAAGGCGGTCCCGCGCGTGCGCGAGACGTTCCAGACCTTGCACCGGGTCGGCCTCGACTACATCCATGTCGGCCAGCAGGCCACGACGCTGTCAGGCGGCGAAGCCCAGCGTGTCAAGCTCGCCAAGGAACTGTCCAAGCGCGCCACCGGCCGCACGCTCTACATCCTGGACGAGCCGACCACCGGCCTTCATTTCCACGACGTCAAGAAGCTCTTGGAGGTGCTGCACGAGCTGGTCGCGCAGGGCAACACGGTCGTGGTCATCGAGCACAATCTCGAAGTCATCAAGACCGCCGACTGGGTCATCGACCTCGGCCCCGAAGGCGGCGACGGCGGCGGCGAAATCGTCGCCTGGGGCCCGCCGGAAGACATCGCGAAGGCGCCGCGGAGCTACACGGGGAAGTTTTTGGCGCCGGTGCTGAAGAAGGCAAGGAAGCCGAAGCGCGGGCGGACGAGCGAGGCGGCGGAGTAG
- a CDS encoding TIR domain-containing protein, whose translation MAKKVKARRRSTKLPRLRIFISHSDRDKSAVDKISQRLRGAGYATWDNRFQLKMGDNFQRKILEELEESNVLLIIVSKNSFRSALAQQEFATIVLQQEITNGSRRIIPIKIDEVSVPNYLAHLQYLDFSQDFDAGLERLVADLRTTKMALIGRSQTTAAPSGDSIDTQIRALHEALQRGRLTLVCGAGISVKAGIPSWGELLVRLLDRMMEKLSKNLSMEIGKNTAIEFQRVYGRSSSLILGKYLKNNLGDDFTSETRDALYAADTGNSDLIDSIVKLTRPQRDAKALDSIITFNFDCLVEEALEKHAIANRPIYSEAIRHDGNEIPIYHVHGYLPRYGEIPKTELVFSEDAYHSQFIEAFSWSNLIQLTKLTQNTCLFLGISLTDPNMRRLLDVAWRKNPDKVMSHFIIKKSPEHPKDSSLERVSKLLEEQDANALGLNILWVDSFDDIPGLLSRIS comes from the coding sequence ATGGCTAAGAAAGTTAAAGCAAGAAGGCGGTCCACCAAACTGCCGCGATTGCGGATATTCATTAGCCATAGCGATCGTGATAAATCGGCCGTCGACAAAATCTCTCAACGTCTTCGTGGCGCAGGATATGCCACTTGGGACAATCGTTTCCAGCTCAAGATGGGTGACAATTTCCAGCGTAAGATCTTAGAAGAGTTGGAAGAATCAAATGTGCTTCTGATCATTGTTAGCAAGAACTCATTTCGATCTGCACTTGCTCAGCAAGAATTCGCAACAATCGTATTGCAACAGGAAATCACGAACGGGTCTCGTCGGATTATTCCGATAAAGATTGATGAAGTTTCTGTGCCGAATTATTTGGCGCATCTACAATACTTAGATTTTTCGCAAGACTTCGACGCAGGATTGGAAAGACTCGTCGCAGACCTTCGAACGACAAAGATGGCGTTGATCGGCAGATCGCAGACGACTGCCGCTCCGAGCGGGGATAGTATCGATACACAAATTCGAGCGCTTCACGAAGCTTTGCAGCGCGGTCGCCTCACGCTGGTTTGTGGAGCTGGAATTTCAGTCAAAGCGGGAATTCCTTCTTGGGGCGAACTTTTGGTCCGTTTGTTGGATCGGATGATGGAAAAGCTCTCGAAGAACCTTTCGATGGAGATCGGGAAAAACACCGCTATCGAATTCCAAAGGGTCTATGGAAGATCGTCGTCTCTCATACTAGGAAAATATCTGAAGAACAATTTGGGCGATGATTTTACTAGCGAAACACGTGATGCGCTTTACGCGGCCGATACCGGCAATTCCGATCTCATCGATAGTATTGTCAAGCTGACGCGTCCTCAACGTGACGCGAAAGCATTAGACTCAATCATAACGTTTAACTTTGATTGCCTTGTCGAGGAAGCGTTGGAGAAGCACGCAATTGCAAATCGGCCGATCTACTCTGAAGCCATTAGACATGACGGCAACGAGATTCCAATTTATCATGTTCACGGATATTTGCCGCGTTATGGCGAAATACCTAAAACTGAGCTCGTTTTTAGTGAGGACGCCTATCACAGCCAGTTCATTGAAGCATTCAGTTGGTCGAACTTGATCCAGTTGACAAAATTGACTCAAAACACCTGCCTGTTCCTTGGAATTAGTTTGACCGATCCTAATATGCGCCGGCTCTTGGATGTCGCTTGGCGCAAGAATCCCGACAAGGTTATGTCGCACTTCATCATCAAGAAGAGCCCGGAGCACCCAAAGGATTCTTCGCTGGAGCGAGTATCAAAGCTCCTGGAGGAGCAGGATGCCAACGCTCTTGGATTAAACATCCTCTGGGTCGACTCCTTTGACGATATCCCGGGCTTGTTGAGCCGCATCTCCTGA
- a CDS encoding HAD family hydrolase: MIYINALGLFKETQVLTSLALAIFDLDGTLADSFPWFLRTINDIADRFGFRRVADEDIEGLRHASTREILRRLEVPLWKLPAIARHARRLKAEAASEISLFAGVETMLRTLAEDGVRLALVTSDSEANAREKLGPSAALFAYFDCAASVFGKPAKFRRVIRRSGIAPDKVIAIGDEVRDIEAARAVGIACGAVCWGYAAPVALRALGPDHVFERMDKIASTLCPGAVVP, translated from the coding sequence ATCATTTATATCAATGCTCTCGGTCTTTTCAAGGAGACTCAAGTTCTGACTTCTCTCGCCCTCGCCATCTTCGATCTCGACGGCACGCTCGCCGACAGCTTTCCCTGGTTCCTGCGCACCATCAACGACATCGCCGATCGCTTCGGCTTCCGCCGCGTCGCCGATGAGGACATCGAGGGACTGCGGCATGCGTCGACGCGGGAGATCCTCAGACGCCTCGAAGTGCCCTTGTGGAAGCTGCCGGCGATCGCGCGGCATGCGCGGCGGCTGAAGGCGGAGGCGGCTTCCGAGATTTCGCTGTTTGCGGGCGTCGAGACGATGCTGCGGACGCTGGCCGAGGACGGCGTGCGGCTCGCGCTGGTGACGTCCGACAGCGAAGCCAATGCGCGCGAGAAGCTTGGGCCGAGCGCCGCGCTGTTTGCGTATTTCGATTGCGCGGCGTCGGTATTCGGCAAGCCCGCGAAATTCCGCCGGGTCATCCGCCGTTCCGGCATCGCGCCGGACAAGGTCATCGCGATCGGCGACGAGGTGCGCGACATCGAGGCGGCACGCGCGGTGGGAATCGCCTGCGGCGCCGTGTGCTGGGGCTATGCGGCCCCAGTGGCTCTGCGGGCGCTGGGGCCGGATCATGTGTTTGAGCGGATGGATAAGATTGCATCGACGCTTTGTCCCGGTGCCGTAGTGCCGTAG
- a CDS encoding cytochrome D1 domain-containing protein, translating into MRALVLAALAAGLCNAGPGGARAEEAFVTNQLSDDLMVVDLGTLRSVATIQIGGKPAGIAVSADGRFAYVTSPDAKAVTVVDAASRQVAGRIEVGGGPLGIAVAPDSKTVYVADWYAAAVRVIDAASRSVTASIAVGASPSGLAVTPDGKLLLSADRDDDSVSVVDTTSRQRKATIKVGTRPFGVTIDAEGKRAYTANVGSDDVSVIDIAAGREIARVKVGMRPYAVALTMGRGFVTDQYGGTVSVFDLASLKPVKRINVGDYPEGIAATADGKRVIVACWESNTLSIIDADELKVIGEIKTGDGPRAFGAFLRRTE; encoded by the coding sequence TTGCGGGCGCTGGTTCTGGCGGCGCTCGCCGCCGGCCTTTGCAATGCCGGCCCCGGCGGCGCGCGCGCCGAGGAGGCGTTCGTCACCAACCAGCTCAGCGACGATCTGATGGTGGTGGATCTCGGCACTCTGCGCAGCGTCGCGACCATCCAGATCGGCGGCAAGCCCGCCGGAATCGCCGTCAGCGCGGACGGGCGCTTTGCCTATGTGACGAGCCCGGACGCCAAGGCGGTGACGGTGGTGGACGCCGCGAGCCGGCAGGTCGCGGGGCGGATCGAGGTGGGCGGCGGGCCGCTCGGCATTGCCGTGGCGCCCGACAGCAAGACCGTCTATGTCGCCGACTGGTATGCGGCGGCGGTGCGCGTGATCGACGCCGCGAGCCGCAGCGTCACCGCCAGCATCGCGGTCGGCGCCTCGCCGTCCGGCCTTGCGGTGACGCCCGACGGCAAGCTGTTGCTCTCGGCGGACCGCGACGACGACAGCGTTTCGGTCGTGGACACGACGTCGCGCCAGCGCAAGGCGACCATCAAGGTCGGCACCCGCCCATTCGGCGTCACCATCGATGCCGAAGGAAAACGCGCCTACACCGCCAATGTCGGCTCCGACGACGTCTCGGTGATCGACATTGCGGCGGGCCGCGAGATCGCCCGTGTGAAGGTGGGCATGCGGCCCTATGCGGTGGCGCTGACGATGGGCCGCGGCTTCGTCACCGACCAATATGGCGGCACCGTCAGCGTGTTCGACCTGGCGAGCCTGAAGCCGGTCAAGCGCATCAATGTCGGCGACTATCCCGAAGGCATCGCGGCCACCGCCGACGGCAAGCGCGTCATCGTGGCGTGCTGGGAGAGCAACACGCTCAGCATCATCGATGCAGACGAGTTGAAGGTGATCGGCGAGATCAAGACAGGGGATGGCCCAAGGGCGTTCGGTGCGTTTTTGCGCAGGACCGAGTAG
- a CDS encoding SRPBCC family protein has protein sequence MRVTIGRRMAVAAVLATAGAAALTVAFAPAFSPAAWAHGPTRQKVRESIEINAPQDKVWAAIRNFQDMSWLPPVTKTTGEKGNEVGATRTLTLQGGATVEEELYKYEPDMLSYSYRITKVDVKVLPVTNYSSTLTVSPASDGKSKLEWAGAFYRGFPNNDPPPELNDEAAKTAVSGLYKTGLEALKKKIESGS, from the coding sequence ATGAGGGTGACGATTGGACGACGCATGGCCGTGGCTGCGGTGCTGGCTACCGCGGGAGCGGCGGCTTTGACGGTGGCGTTTGCGCCGGCTTTTTCACCGGCGGCTTGGGCGCATGGGCCGACCCGGCAGAAGGTGCGGGAATCCATCGAGATCAACGCGCCGCAGGACAAGGTGTGGGCAGCGATCCGTAACTTCCAGGACATGAGCTGGCTTCCACCCGTCACCAAGACCACGGGCGAGAAGGGCAACGAAGTCGGCGCGACGCGGACGCTGACGCTGCAGGGCGGCGCGACCGTCGAGGAGGAGCTCTACAAATACGAGCCCGACATGCTGAGCTATTCGTACCGGATCACCAAGGTCGACGTGAAGGTGCTGCCGGTCACCAATTATTCCTCGACGCTGACGGTGTCGCCGGCTTCCGACGGCAAGTCGAAGCTGGAATGGGCCGGCGCGTTCTACCGCGGCTTTCCCAACAACGATCCACCGCCGGAACTGAACGACGAAGCCGCCAAAACGGCAGTGAGCGGGCTCTACAAGACCGGCCTCGAGGCGCTGAAGAAGAAGATCGAGAGCGGCAGCTGA
- a CDS encoding HigA family addiction module antitoxin: MPPLVHPGRLLKREMTARGLSANRLSLDIGVPSGRVTDILNGRRGISADTAVRLGRYFGNSPQFWLDLQGQYDIGVVEREKGAEIARRVRPADAA, from the coding sequence ATGCCTCCTCTGGTGCATCCAGGACGTTTGCTCAAGCGCGAAATGACGGCGCGTGGACTTAGCGCCAATAGGCTTTCGCTCGACATCGGCGTTCCCTCGGGGCGGGTGACCGATATCTTGAACGGGCGGCGCGGTATCTCGGCTGATACGGCGGTGCGTCTCGGTCGCTACTTTGGCAACAGTCCTCAGTTCTGGCTGGACTTGCAGGGGCAATATGACATCGGCGTTGTTGAACGGGAAAAGGGCGCGGAGATCGCTCGACGCGTAAGGCCGGCCGACGCTGCCTGA
- a CDS encoding type II toxin-antitoxin system RelE/ParE family toxin codes for MIRSWRNAASRKVWDGERPNQFRGLDFEAAADLLLALDVAKSLGDLSPLKSVGLHKGDRKGQWAMTVNERWRICFEFSKGDAPG; via the coding sequence ATGATCAGATCCTGGCGGAATGCGGCTAGCCGCAAGGTCTGGGATGGCGAACGTCCGAACCAGTTTCGCGGACTCGATTTCGAGGCGGCGGCTGATCTGTTGCTAGCGTTGGATGTCGCAAAATCGCTTGGCGACCTGAGCCCGTTGAAGAGCGTCGGGTTGCACAAGGGCGATCGCAAAGGGCAATGGGCGATGACGGTCAACGAGCGCTGGCGCATCTGCTTCGAGTTCAGCAAAGGCGATGCCCCAGGTTGA
- a CDS encoding AAA family ATPase, with the protein MSRRGHRTINLPAPYLKRVWLDPLQVGDRAAYPFCLPILPDDFELCFDSAITIIVGENGTGKSTILEGIAALAGYDDAGGGKGYRPVDHSEAREKMGGQLAKALRASWLPKITNGWFFRAESFFSVARYLDKAARDAGQDGPDFLSHSHGEGFLRFFEERCQRQGIFIFDEPESALSPARQIEFLKLLRRMDDSSICQVIMATHSPMLMAYPNAQLLRLGKYGLEPTTVEETDHYRLMREFCTDPRGFVEATLAE; encoded by the coding sequence ATGAGCCGGAGAGGTCATCGTACCATCAACCTGCCGGCGCCATATCTGAAGCGGGTCTGGCTCGACCCGTTGCAGGTCGGGGATCGCGCGGCCTATCCGTTTTGCCTGCCGATCTTGCCGGACGATTTCGAGCTCTGCTTCGACAGCGCCATCACGATCATCGTCGGAGAGAATGGCACCGGGAAGTCGACCATCCTCGAGGGCATCGCAGCGCTCGCCGGCTACGACGATGCCGGGGGTGGCAAGGGCTATAGGCCGGTCGACCACTCCGAGGCGCGCGAGAAGATGGGCGGCCAACTCGCCAAGGCGCTGCGCGCGAGCTGGCTGCCGAAGATCACCAACGGCTGGTTCTTCCGCGCCGAGAGCTTCTTCTCGGTGGCGCGGTATCTGGACAAGGCCGCACGTGATGCCGGCCAGGACGGTCCCGATTTTCTCTCGCATTCGCACGGCGAAGGCTTCCTGCGCTTTTTCGAGGAACGCTGCCAGCGGCAGGGCATCTTCATCTTCGACGAGCCGGAATCCGCGCTGTCGCCGGCGCGCCAGATCGAGTTCCTGAAGCTGCTGCGACGCATGGACGACTCCAGCATCTGCCAAGTCATCATGGCGACCCATTCGCCGATGCTGATGGCCTATCCCAACGCGCAGCTGCTTCGGCTTGGGAAATACGGCCTGGAGCCAACGACGGTGGAAGAAACGGATCATTACCGGCTGATGCGCGAATTTTGCACGGACCCGCGCGGGTTCGTCGAGGCGACGTTGGCGGAATGA
- a CDS encoding PCC domain-containing protein yields MRSIKQPGAPIAERIQWVEARGRAFSFTLQAGRPLLEAARRGFAAEGFSGGVLNFRSGALGPFAYVMPALSKDGENAAFYSDTYRPGGVTRTKLGSMTFGTRNGAPFFHCHGLWIEADGKASGGHMLPDETVVAEPFEVEAFGLDGAMFTAESDPETNFKLFGPVAAARTGARTTSRAFALRLRPNQDFAFCLEAFCRAHGIARAKIHGGVGSTIGARFTHGGVTEPFATELAVTAGLVAPGPSSALEAALDVALIDYTGGLAEGRLVRGDNPVLMTMELVLEAQD; encoded by the coding sequence ATGCGGAGTATCAAGCAGCCGGGCGCGCCCATCGCGGAACGCATCCAATGGGTGGAGGCGAGGGGACGTGCCTTCTCGTTCACGCTTCAGGCAGGTCGGCCGCTGCTGGAAGCCGCGCGGCGCGGCTTTGCGGCGGAGGGTTTTTCCGGCGGCGTGCTCAACTTCCGGAGCGGCGCGCTCGGGCCGTTCGCCTATGTCATGCCGGCGCTGTCGAAGGACGGCGAGAACGCGGCGTTCTACAGCGACACGTACCGGCCCGGCGGCGTGACGCGCACCAAGCTCGGCAGCATGACGTTCGGCACGCGCAACGGTGCGCCGTTCTTTCACTGCCATGGGTTGTGGATTGAGGCGGACGGCAAGGCGAGCGGCGGTCACATGCTGCCGGACGAGACTGTCGTCGCCGAACCGTTCGAGGTCGAGGCCTTCGGCCTCGATGGCGCGATGTTCACCGCCGAGTCCGACCCCGAGACCAACTTCAAGCTGTTCGGGCCGGTGGCGGCTGCGCGCACCGGCGCGCGCACCACGAGCCGGGCCTTCGCGCTGCGGCTGCGTCCCAATCAGGACTTTGCCTTCTGCCTCGAAGCCTTCTGCCGCGCGCACGGTATCGCGCGCGCGAAGATCCATGGCGGCGTCGGCTCGACCATCGGCGCCCGCTTCACCCATGGCGGCGTGACCGAGCCGTTTGCGACCGAGCTTGCGGTGACGGCCGGGCTGGTCGCGCCCGGGCCCTCCAGCGCACTCGAAGCTGCGCTCGACGTCGCACTGATCGACTACACCGGCGGCCTCGCCGAGGGGCGCCTGGTTCGCGGCGACAATCCCGTGCTGATGACCATGGAGCTGGTGCTGGAGGCGCAGGACTAG